The Nerophis ophidion isolate RoL-2023_Sa linkage group LG24, RoL_Noph_v1.0, whole genome shotgun sequence genome includes a region encoding these proteins:
- the LOC133542619 gene encoding G-protein coupled receptor 135 codes for MVDKKPTSSMEPPAGSVPWGSGNSSDMSLLSTTRQAIVDVSRVVSSVSSLVTTTPEATAFTSGNLSGFQAPRGGEAPTPFVLTAAEINTVLKGFLVAAQALVLLSIFLLSSLGNLAVLVVIVKHRQLQTVTNAFIMSLSLSDFLTAVLCLPFSFVMLFSKDGVWMFGDCFCVVNGVFNTCFGIVSALTMTLISFDRYYAIVRQPQAKIGRRRAIRLLTAVWLTAVVCSLPWYLVLQRPKEIHKQGFYHCMYVFHSGTSHMGKVYSVSLIILCFILPFSLMCFCHYNIGKTVRLSEIRVRPVTTYAYLLRFYSEMRTATTVLIMIVFIIFCWGPYCLLGLITALGDYTFSPALDTLAVWLAWANGAVNPLIYALRNPNISMLLGRNREEGYRTRNIAPYLSGHARNREMGLNRVEKIRDRHVTRAGMHGSGRLSSSSPGKGVGGEVAMWACKNPAVLFCRDAQPDTTPLPNFVSTPTMKTADTSL; via the exons ATGGTGGACAAAAAGCCGACCTCGTCCATGGAACCCCCTGCTGGCAGTGTCCCCTGGGGCAGCGGCAACTCCAGTGACATGTCCCTTTTGAGCACCACCAGACAAGCAATAGTTGACGTGTCAAG GGTAGTTTCCTCAGTCAGTAGCCTCGTGACCACCACTCCGGAGGCCACCGCCTTCACCAGTGGAAACCTAAGCGGGTTCCAGGCCCCAAGAGGCGGCGAGGCGCCGACGCCGTTCGTGCTGACCGCGGCCGAGATCAACACCGTCCTGAAAGGTTTCCTGGTGGCGGCTCAGGCCCTGGTGCTCCTCTCCATCTTCCTGCTCTCCAGCCTGGGCAACTTGGCGGTCCTGGTGGTCATCGTCAAACACCGGCAGCTGCAGACCGTGACCAACGCCTTCATCATGTCCCTGTCGCTGTCCGACTTCCTCACCGCCGTCCTCTGCCTGCCCTTCTCCTTCGTCATGCTCTTCAGCAAGGACGGCGTCTGGATGTTCGGGGACTGCTTCTGCGTGGTCAACGGGGTTTTCAACACCTGCTTTGGGATCGTGTCCGCCCTGACCATGACCCTGATCTCCTTCGACCGGTACTACGCCATAGTCCGACAGCCGCAGGCTAAAATCGGGCGACGCAGGGCCATTCGGTTGTTGACGGCGGTGTGGCTGACGGCGGTGGTTTGCTCCCTTCCGTGGTATCTGGTCTTGCAAAGGCCAAAGGAAATCCACAAGCAGGGTTTCTACCACTGCATGTACGTGTTCCACTCTGGAACCTCCCACATGGGCAAGGTGTACAGCGTCTCTCTTATAATCCTGTGTTTCATCCTGCCCTTCTCCCTCATGTGCTTCTGCCACTACAACATCGGCAAGACCGTCCGCCTCTCGGAAATCCGAGTCCGGCCGGTGACCACGTACGCTTACCTGCTGCGCTTCTACAGCGAGATGCGCACGGCGACCACCGTTCTCATCATGATCGTTTTCATCATCTTCTGTTGGGGGCCGTATTGTTTACTGGGGCTGATCACGGCCCTAGGAGACTACACCTTCAGTCCGGCGCTCGACACCTTGGCCGTCTGGCTGGCGTGGGCGAACGGCGCCGTCAATCCTCTGATCTACGCCCTGAGGAACCCCAACATCTCCATGCTGCTGGGGCGCAATCGAGAGGAGGGCTACCGGACCAGGAACATCGCCCCGTACTTGTCCGGGCACGCCCGGAACCGAGAGATGGGCCTGAACCGAGTGGAGAAGATCCGGGATCGCCACGTGACCCGGGCGGGGATGCACGGGAGCGGCAGGCTGTCCAGTTCCAGTCCTGGCAAGGGAGTCGGGGGGGAAGTTGCAATGTGGGCCTGTAAGAACCCTGCGGTGTTGTTCTGCAGGGACGCCCAGCCAGACACCACACCACTGCCCAACTTTGTCAGCACACCCACCATGAAGACGGCCGACACCAGTCTGTGA